The Streptomyces sp. NBC_01275 genome has a segment encoding these proteins:
- the pip gene encoding prolyl aminopeptidase, giving the protein MGLYPEIEPYDHGMLDVGDGNRVYWEACGNPRGKPALVLHGGPGSGSSAYFRRLFDPAAYRIVLLDQRGAGRSTPHASAYGTDMGVNTTDRLLADLELLRGRLGIGRWLVWGVSWGSVLALRYAQTHPGAVSELVLAGVATGSDAEVELLTRGLGTVFPEAFERFLAELPEGEARDGNLAAAYNRLLESPDPGVRERAARAWTDWETAMIPAPPRSVERFEDPEFRKGFARTVTHYFGNGHFLGAETEGEGVVLRDAHLLKGVPGTLVQGSLDFGNLLGIVWRLHHAWPDSELVIVDQAGHGAGAPGVAEALVAATDRYARR; this is encoded by the coding sequence ATGGGCCTGTATCCGGAGATCGAACCGTATGACCACGGCATGCTCGACGTCGGGGACGGCAACCGCGTCTACTGGGAGGCCTGCGGCAACCCCCGGGGCAAGCCCGCTCTGGTGTTGCACGGCGGGCCGGGTTCCGGATCGTCCGCGTACTTCCGGCGGCTCTTCGACCCGGCCGCCTACCGGATCGTGCTGCTCGACCAGCGCGGCGCCGGGCGGTCCACCCCGCACGCGAGTGCGTACGGCACCGACATGGGCGTCAACACGACGGACCGGCTGCTGGCCGACCTGGAGCTGCTGCGCGGCCGGCTGGGGATCGGGCGGTGGCTGGTGTGGGGCGTGTCGTGGGGGTCGGTGCTGGCGCTGCGGTACGCGCAGACGCATCCCGGTGCGGTGAGCGAGCTGGTGCTGGCCGGGGTCGCGACCGGATCCGACGCCGAGGTGGAGCTGCTGACCAGGGGGCTGGGCACGGTGTTCCCGGAGGCGTTCGAGCGGTTCCTGGCCGAGCTGCCGGAGGGCGAGGCACGGGACGGCAACCTCGCGGCCGCGTACAACAGGCTGCTGGAGTCGCCCGACCCCGGGGTGCGGGAGCGGGCGGCGCGGGCGTGGACCGACTGGGAGACGGCGATGATTCCGGCGCCGCCGAGATCCGTCGAACGGTTCGAGGACCCGGAGTTCCGCAAGGGCTTCGCCCGCACCGTCACCCACTACTTCGGCAACGGCCACTTCCTGGGCGCCGAGACCGAGGGGGAGGGCGTCGTCCTGCGCGACGCCCACCTCCTCAAGGGCGTCCCCGGCACCCTCGTCCAGGGCAGCCTCGACTTCGGCAACCTCCTCGGCATCGTCTGGCGACTGCACCACGCCTGGCCGGACAGCGAGTTGGTGATCGTGGACCAGGCCGGTCACGGCGCGGGCGCGCCGGGCGTGGCGGAGGCACTGGTGGCAGCCACCGACCGATACGCCCGGCGCTGA
- a CDS encoding uracil-DNA glycosylase yields the protein MESSAALDDLDRRVTGCRACPRLVGWREEVARAKRAAFADWTYWGRPVPGFGSVDARLLIVGLAPAAHGGNRTGRMFTGDRSGDVLYRALCDVGLASQPTSVSADDGLELYGVRITAPVHCAPPENKPTPGERDACRPWLVEELRLLRPTLRAVVVLGAFGWQAALPAFAEAGWTVPRPRPAFAHGTRITLDGTGRHGHDHDSPDGRAGRAGGEGGGGGDGGGLEVFGCFHVSQRNTFTGRLTPEMLRDVLHTAGRAAGLP from the coding sequence GTGGAGTCCTCCGCCGCACTCGACGATCTGGACCGCCGTGTCACGGGCTGCCGGGCCTGTCCTCGGCTGGTCGGCTGGCGGGAGGAGGTGGCTCGGGCCAAGCGGGCCGCCTTCGCCGACTGGACGTACTGGGGGCGGCCGGTGCCCGGCTTCGGTTCGGTCGATGCCCGGCTGCTGATCGTCGGGCTGGCCCCGGCCGCGCACGGGGGCAACCGCACGGGCCGTATGTTCACCGGTGACCGTTCCGGGGACGTGCTGTATCGGGCGCTGTGCGACGTGGGGCTCGCCTCGCAGCCGACCTCGGTCTCCGCCGACGACGGCCTGGAGCTGTACGGGGTACGCATCACCGCGCCGGTGCACTGCGCGCCGCCCGAGAACAAGCCCACCCCGGGGGAGCGGGACGCCTGCCGCCCTTGGCTGGTCGAGGAGCTGCGGCTGCTGCGGCCGACGTTGCGGGCGGTCGTGGTGCTCGGCGCTTTCGGCTGGCAGGCCGCGCTGCCCGCGTTCGCCGAGGCGGGCTGGACGGTGCCGCGTCCCCGGCCTGCCTTCGCGCACGGGACGCGGATCACGCTGGACGGGACGGGCCGCCATGGTCATGACCATGACAGCCCGGACGGCAGGGCGGGGAGGGCGGGTGGGGAGGGTGGGGGTGGGGGAGACGGCGGTGGGCTCGAAGTCTTCGGCTGCTTCCACGTCAGCCAGCGCAACACCTTCACCGGTCGGCTCACCCCCGAGATGCTGCGGGACGTCCTGCACACGGCGGGCCGGGCGGCTGGGCTGCCGTAA
- a CDS encoding DoxX family protein, with product MSETTASITSTLPAASASATVRGRRTRIALRGLQVLLALFYGVASALPKLIAHPSAAEAFDKIGWGGAGMYTIGALELAGAIALLVPVLQSVAAVALSALMVGAFVVQVAVFDGQNAATPLILLVPLGCVAWARRGSNGELLRLVRRAV from the coding sequence ATGTCCGAGACCACGGCTTCGATCACCTCCACCCTGCCCGCCGCGTCCGCGTCCGCGACCGTGCGGGGGCGGCGCACCCGGATCGCCCTGCGGGGGCTTCAGGTGCTGCTCGCCCTCTTCTACGGGGTCGCGAGCGCGCTGCCGAAGCTGATCGCGCACCCGTCGGCGGCCGAGGCCTTCGACAAGATCGGCTGGGGCGGCGCGGGCATGTACACCATCGGCGCCCTGGAACTGGCCGGCGCGATCGCCCTGCTGGTTCCGGTGCTGCAGTCAGTGGCGGCGGTGGCGTTGAGCGCGCTGATGGTGGGCGCGTTCGTCGTCCAGGTCGCCGTCTTCGACGGCCAGAACGCGGCGACACCGCTCATCCTGCTCGTGCCGCTGGGGTGCGTCGCCTGGGCGCGACGGGGGTCCAACGGTGAGCTGCTGAGGTTGGTGCGGCGGGCGGTGTGA
- a CDS encoding bifunctional 2-polyprenyl-6-hydroxyphenol methylase/3-demethylubiquinol 3-O-methyltransferase UbiG has protein sequence MREGYEGTGPGAITPDGCAVELYTRLPVRDEPDVISAAVPAGAHILELGSGVGRVTHALLDRGFTVTAVDESAEMLERVRGARTICSPVEDLDLGETFDVVMLASFLVHNGDVELRRRMLRACARHVAQGGCVLIQREGEDYHTNLPRERVDPSGFTLRMLSAEPVGDGVHSVRAEYVFPDAIWTQTFVSRPLTREQFEEALAEAGLRVDRYLTEDRIWVRAVAVGD, from the coding sequence ATGCGAGAGGGATACGAGGGAACAGGTCCCGGTGCGATCACCCCGGACGGCTGCGCGGTCGAGCTCTACACGCGCCTGCCCGTACGGGACGAGCCGGACGTCATCTCCGCGGCGGTGCCCGCGGGCGCGCACATCCTGGAGCTGGGCAGCGGGGTCGGGCGAGTGACCCACGCCCTGCTGGACCGCGGGTTCACGGTCACGGCGGTGGACGAGTCCGCCGAGATGCTCGAGCGCGTCCGCGGCGCGCGCACGATATGCAGCCCGGTCGAGGACCTGGACCTCGGCGAGACGTTCGACGTGGTGATGCTCGCCTCGTTCCTCGTCCACAACGGAGACGTCGAGCTGCGCCGACGCATGCTGCGGGCCTGCGCTCGGCATGTCGCGCAGGGCGGCTGCGTGCTGATCCAGCGAGAGGGGGAGGACTACCACACCAACCTGCCGCGTGAACGCGTCGATCCGAGCGGCTTCACGTTACGGATGCTCTCGGCGGAACCGGTCGGCGACGGCGTCCACTCGGTACGCGCGGAGTATGTGTTTCCGGACGCCATATGGACCCAGACGTTCGTGTCCCGCCCCCTGACCAGAGAACAGTTCGAAGAGGCCCTGGCGGAGGCGGGGCTCAGGGTCGATCGCTATCTGACGGAGGACCGGATCTGGGTGAGGGCGGTGGCTGTCGGGGATTAG
- a CDS encoding acyltransferase domain-containing protein, protein MLPEADELAEVLLDLAVPHQDIDEAVRLSRHVNDDPEALRFLENTVADLVEDLGGIRGTVPVPALPDAPEALARFYPLYVFVAALPYVRAHHRERGIPEEVGRRTLADVGRGVAAHRRWHGTGGMLSPRWRTLHFRGELYQLGRLQFQRGTVGGWTSGSIAAGGFPLGPGDPGLGLHVPDFMGPLTPEAVDRSLALARAFFARHYPEEPYAVATCGSWLLDPQLKRYLPADSNIVRFQERFQVSRLPAEPEDAVPVRFVFGTDEVPLDRLPRRTVLQRAVVDHLREGGHWYVGHGWLAL, encoded by the coding sequence GTGCTGCCGGAAGCCGACGAACTGGCCGAGGTGCTCCTCGACCTCGCAGTGCCGCACCAGGACATCGACGAAGCCGTACGGCTGAGCCGACACGTCAACGACGATCCGGAAGCGCTGCGGTTCCTGGAGAACACCGTCGCGGACCTCGTCGAGGATCTGGGCGGGATCCGGGGGACGGTCCCCGTACCGGCGCTCCCCGACGCGCCGGAGGCCCTGGCCCGCTTCTACCCCCTGTACGTCTTCGTCGCCGCGCTGCCGTATGTGCGGGCCCACCATCGCGAGCGGGGCATCCCGGAGGAGGTCGGCCGGCGGACCCTCGCCGACGTCGGCCGGGGCGTCGCCGCGCACCGCCGGTGGCACGGCACGGGCGGGATGCTGTCCCCGCGCTGGCGGACGCTGCACTTCCGCGGCGAGCTGTACCAGCTGGGGCGACTGCAGTTCCAACGCGGCACCGTCGGCGGGTGGACGAGCGGCTCGATCGCGGCGGGCGGGTTTCCCCTCGGGCCCGGCGACCCCGGCCTCGGCCTGCACGTGCCCGACTTCATGGGCCCGCTGACCCCCGAGGCCGTCGACCGCTCCCTCGCGCTGGCCCGCGCGTTCTTCGCCCGCCACTATCCCGAGGAGCCCTATGCGGTGGCGACCTGCGGCTCGTGGCTGCTCGACCCGCAGCTCAAGCGGTACCTGCCCGCCGACTCCAACATCGTCCGTTTCCAGGAGCGGTTCCAGGTGAGCCGCCTGCCGGCGGAGCCGGAGGACGCGGTGCCCGTCCGCTTCGTCTTCGGCACCGACGAGGTACCCCTGGACCGGCTGCCACGCCGAACCGTCCTGCAGCGCGCCGTCGTGGACCATCTGCGGGAGGGCGGCCACTGGTACGTCGGGCACGGCTGGCTCGCGCTGTAG
- a CDS encoding DUF6343 family protein yields MRTGSEPVTARSALRMRLWLSVWGLAWAIFGTVAFALVGRPGWAVACGLLWLVVTVDLSLILRHLRQGPHYQPGRDIPPYRPPEHRHP; encoded by the coding sequence ATGCGTACGGGCAGTGAGCCGGTGACAGCGCGCAGTGCGCTGAGGATGCGCCTGTGGCTCAGCGTGTGGGGGCTGGCCTGGGCGATCTTCGGGACGGTCGCGTTCGCTCTCGTGGGACGCCCGGGGTGGGCTGTCGCCTGCGGGCTGCTGTGGCTGGTGGTCACCGTCGATCTCAGTTTGATCCTCAGGCACCTTCGGCAGGGCCCGCACTATCAGCCGGGCCGCGACATCCCGCCGTACCGGCCGCCGGAGCACCGCCACCCCTGA